In the Kaistella sp. 97-N-M2 genome, one interval contains:
- a CDS encoding acyl-CoA reductase: MNTEKHISSLYKLSSYIKKFLTTEPHNYDEIDEEFSAVLRKSENENSWFTQESQRFALNQWAQLLTEENLKNWLSSYQPAKTPKKVGLILAGNIPMVGFHDVISVILSHHIPLIKLSSKDKTLLPFLLRKWNEFSDGIIQYEFVERLQNFEAVIATGSNNTARYLDYYFKDHLSIIRKNRTSIAVLKGDETEKELQLLAEDIFRYYGLGCRNVTRLFIPETFKIDGLFENFLNFQDMINHHKYANNYEYNRAIYLLNQDKFWDNNFVMLKEDESLFSPLSVINFTRYSNLEEVSSFIAENKENIQAIVAKPELGLDSIGLGEAQNPDLATYADHVDTMRFLEVI; this comes from the coding sequence ATGAATACAGAAAAGCATATTTCAAGCCTTTATAAATTAAGTTCGTACATCAAGAAATTTTTGACAACAGAACCTCATAATTATGATGAAATTGACGAAGAATTTTCTGCCGTTTTAAGAAAATCGGAAAACGAAAATTCCTGGTTCACCCAGGAAAGTCAAAGATTCGCCTTAAATCAGTGGGCGCAACTTTTAACGGAGGAAAATTTAAAGAATTGGCTTTCCAGTTATCAACCCGCAAAAACGCCGAAAAAAGTTGGTTTAATTTTGGCGGGAAACATTCCGATGGTGGGCTTTCATGATGTTATTTCCGTTATTTTGAGCCATCATATTCCGCTGATTAAATTATCCTCCAAAGACAAAACACTTTTGCCTTTTTTACTGCGAAAATGGAATGAGTTTTCGGACGGAATAATTCAATACGAATTTGTAGAAAGACTACAGAATTTCGAGGCCGTAATTGCCACTGGAAGCAATAATACGGCGCGATATCTGGATTATTATTTTAAAGATCATTTAAGCATAATTCGCAAAAACAGAACTTCCATCGCGGTCTTGAAGGGCGACGAAACAGAAAAAGAGCTTCAGCTTCTGGCAGAAGATATTTTTCGGTATTATGGTTTAGGCTGTCGTAATGTAACGCGACTTTTTATCCCCGAAACCTTTAAAATTGATGGTTTGTTCGAGAATTTTTTAAATTTTCAGGATATGATTAATCATCATAAATACGCCAATAATTACGAGTATAACCGCGCCATTTACCTTTTGAATCAAGATAAATTTTGGGATAATAATTTTGTGATGCTCAAAGAAGATGAAAGTTTATTTTCGCCCTTGTCCGTCATTAATTTCACGCGATATTCCAATCTCGAAGAGGTATCCAGTTTTATAGCGGAAAATAAAGAAAATATTCAGGCGATCGTCGCCAAACCGGAACTGGGACTCGATTCTATCGGACTCGGCGAAGCGCAAAATCCGGATCTCGCAACCTATGCCGATCATGTGGACACGATGCGGTTTTTAGAGGTGATTTAA
- a CDS encoding DUF4286 family protein, which yields MSVLSLTFHTTETIRTDWERYLAKDLFEMVENLIDVQKYILSEVESDMIDEGSNTNLLLIFDDTEKRQDFVEIELLNITDRIEKKFGQHAMIFTTYLNPKKVRF from the coding sequence ATGAGTGTTTTAAGCCTTACTTTTCATACGACTGAAACCATTCGCACGGATTGGGAGAGATACCTCGCAAAGGATCTTTTCGAAATGGTAGAGAACCTGATCGACGTCCAAAAATATATTCTTTCCGAGGTGGAAAGCGATATGATCGACGAAGGATCGAACACCAATCTCCTTTTAATTTTCGACGACACCGAAAAACGCCAGGATTTTGTGGAAATTGAACTCCTAAATATCACAGACCGCATCGAAAAAAAATTCGGGCAACATGCGATGATTTTTACGACGTATTTAAACCCGAAAAAGGTAAGGTTTTAA